TCCAATCTGTCGCGCTACGACGGCATGCGGTACGGCCTGCGGGCCGGGGACGACGGGTCGGCGTCCACCGAACAGGTGATGCGGCTGAGCCGCGCCGCCGGATTCGGCGACGAGGCGAAGCGGCGCATCATCATCGGTACCTATGCGCTGTCGGCCGGCTACTACGACGCCTACTACGGGTCGGCGCAGAAAGTGCGCACCCTGATCGCGCGGGACTTCACGTCCGCCTTCGAGCAGTGCGACGTGCTCGTCTCACCGACGGCGCCCACCACCGCATTCAAGATCGGTGAGCGGCTCAACGACCCGGTGGCGATGTACAAGTCGGATCTGTGCACCATTCCGGCCAACCTGGGAGGCATCAGCGCGGCGAGCTTCCCGATCGGGCTGGCTCCCGGCGACGGGCTGCCGGTTGGCCTTCAGACGATGGCTCCAGCGATGGCCGACGATCGCTGCTATCTGGTGGGCGGTGCCCTGGAGGCAGCGCTGAACGACCGATGGGGCGGCCCATTGCTTTCCCGGATTCCCGACATTGGGCAGCGGGCGGCTCACCAGGAGGATGCGCGATGAGTGTGTACGCCAGCGATGAGCTGATGGACTACGACCAGGCGCTGGAGCGCTTCGATGTGGTGCTCGGCCTCGAAGTGCACGTCGAACTCAGCACCGCGTCCAAGATGTGGTGCGGCTGCACGACCGAGTTCGGCGGCGAGCCGAACACCCACACCTGTCCGGTCTGCCTGGGGCTGCCCGGCTCGCTGCCGGTGGTCAACAAGAAGGCGATCGAATCGGCGATCCGGATCGGGCTCAGCCTGGGCTGCGATATCGCCGGCTGGAGCCGGTTCGCCCGCAAGAACTACTTCTATCCCGACATGCCCAAGGACTACCAGGTCTCCCAGTACGACGAGCCGCTGTGCGTCGACGGCGAGGTCACCGTCGAGGTCGACGGCCAGGAGTACGTGATCCCGATCGAGCGGGTGCACATGGAAGAGGACGCCGGCAAGAACACCCACGTCGGTGGCGCGGGACGTATCCAGGGCGCCGGTCACTCGCTGGTCGACTACAACCGCGCTGGGGTCCCGCTGATGGAGATCGTCACCCGGCCGGTCCTCGGCACCGGGACGAAGGGTCCCGAAGTGGCGCGGGCGTACATGGAGTACCTACGCGAGATGATGCGCGCGCTGGGGGTTTCGGAAGCGAAGATGGAACGCGGCAATATGCGCTGCGACGCCAACATCTCGCTCATGCCGAAGGGCTCGACCCGGCTGGGCACCCGCACCGAGACGAAGAATGTGAACTCGCTGAAGTCGGTCGAGGGCGCGCTGCGCTACGAAATCTGCCGGCAGGCCGCGGTGCTGGCGGCCGGTGGCCGCGTGCACCAGGAAACCCGGATGTGGAATGAGGGTGGCTACACCACCGCCGGACGCTCGAAGGAACAGGCGGAGGACTACCGGTATTTCCCGGAGCCCGATCTGGTCCCGGTGGCGCCCAGCCGTGAATGGGTGGAAGAATTGCGCGCCACCCTGCCCGAGCCGCCGGCCCAGCGCCGGGCCCGGCTGCAGGCCGAATGGGGCTTCACCGACCTCGAGATGCGCGATATCAACGGCGTCGAAGGCGCGCTGGACCTCATCGGGGCCACCGTCGAAGCGGGTGCTCCGGCAGCGGCAGCCCGCAAGTGGTGGGTCAGCGAGCTGGCTCGCCGCGCGAACGAGGCGGGGGTGGCGCTGGACGAGATGGGTATGGCGCCCACCCAGGTCGCCGCGTTGCAGGCGCTGGTGGACGACGGCACCCTGACCGACAAGCTGGCCCGCCAGGTGATCGACGGTGTGCTGGCCGGTGAGGGTGAGCCGGCCGAGGTGGTGGCTGCCCGCGGGCTGGCCGTGGTGAGCGATGACGGGGCACTGTCTGCTGCGGTCGATGCCGCGATTGCGGCCAATCCCGCCGTGGCACAGAAGATCCGCGACGGCAAGGTGCAGGCCGCCGGCGCGCTGATCGGCGCGGTCATGAAGGCCATGAGGGGCCAGGCGGACGCCGCGCGTGTCCGCGAACTGATTCTCGACAAGCTCGGCTGATCCCGGGCCGTCCGGCAGCGCAACGAGGATGGATGTCCGGCGAGTGCTCGAGCAGCGGTTGGCCACCCAGCATCTGACGGGAGCGGCCAGCACCGTTGCGGGCTACGTGAGCGAGGCCCTGGCCGTGCAGTCCCAGGATCCGGGGACAGCTCGCTGGTCGATCGGCATGCGCACCGGGCTGGACGATGCAGGGGTCCGGGCGTCGATCGACGCCGGGGTGATCGTCCGGGCCCATGTGCTGCGTCCGACCTGGCATTACGTCCATCGCGACGACCTGCGCTGGTTGCAGCGGCTGACCGGCGAGAAGGTGGCGTCCTCGATGCCGGCCAGGCATCGACAGCTCGGCGTGGACCACGATCTGGTGGATCGCGGGTTCGAGGTTCTGCAGCGCGAGCTCGCGGGCCGCAATCACCTCACCCGCAAGCAGCTGGCACCGCTGTTGCCGGCCACCGGGGCTCCGCACGGGCAGGTGGTGGGCCATCTGCTGATGCTGGCCGAACTGCGCGGGCTGATCTGTTCCGGGCCGCTGGTCGGTACCGAGCACAGCTACGCCCTGGTGGACGAGGTCCTCGAGCCTGATCGGGCGCAATTCGACGCGCAGGATGCCACCCGCGAGCTCGTCCGGCGATTCTTCACCTGGCATGGTCCGGCGAGCGTTCGTGATCTGGCGCGCTGGTGCACGCTGACACTCGGCCAGATCCGCGCGGTGATCGGAGACCTCGGATTGACCTCGATCAGCGTCGATGAGACCGAGCTGTGGTACGCGCCCGAGCGGGCCGCTGACGGTGCCGGGTGGGACGACGGCAGCGGCAGGGCATTTCTGCTGCCCACCTTCGACGAGGTCTTCCTGAGCTACCTCAAGCCGAACTTCCCGCGCAGTCGCGGGCACCCGGCTGGGGACGCCCGAGTGCAGTTCAGCGAGGCCGGGGGAGGCCTGGTGGTGATCGATGCCACCGATGCCGGCACCTGGAAGAGGAGCCTGACCAAGGCAAGAGCGAGCGTCCGGCTGAACATCGATGGCGACCTGGACCCCGAGGCCTACCGGCTGGTGGCCGATGAGACAGACCGTCTGACGGCATTCACCGGCAGCTGAGGTCGCTCGGTCCGGGCCGATCAGGCGAAGCCGAAGACCGGGGGAACGACCAGCACGACGAATCCCGCCCAGATCAGGTAGGCGGGCAGGAAGCGGGTCTGCCAGCCGCACAGCTGGGCGAACGGACGCCGGCCGGCACAAAAACCGCCGCCGAGCACGGCCGACCAGGCCAACTGGACCAGCAACAAGACGTTGAGTCCGAGCGCCACCACCTTGTTGGGGCTGGCCCCGAACTCCGCGATGCGGCTCGCCATCGCGGTCATGGCCACCGCGTCAACCGCAAGCGCCGCGACGAGCACTGCGACCAGCAGGCCGTCGAAGAACTGCGGTGGTGCCAACGGGTCGCGGGCCGAGATGGAGTAGAGCAGCAGGCACAGCACGAGCAGCAGGATCGCGTCCATCACGATGAGCAGTGTCCGGTCGGCTTCGACGAGGCTACCGGCACGGATCAGCGCAACCAGGCAGGCCACCAGCATCATGAGGGTGAGCGGCGTGAAGACCTTGGTCAGTACCGGCGCGATATTCTCCACGACGTTCTGTTTGGCTTCGACCAGCCAGCCCGCGACGACCAGCGCGCCGGGGACCGCCAAGGGCAGCAGCCAGTCCGCCATGACGGACTCGATGACCCCGGACGGCACCTCGGCCAGTCCGAACACCGTCGCCAGCAAGCCCAGCAGCACTCCACCGCCGAGCGCCAGCAGGGTGAAGTAGATCGCGAGTTCACCGCTGAAGCGGACGAAGTCCATCCGGCGATCCTGCGATCGCCATCGGCCCCCGACATAGACCAGGCCGACCGCACCCCACGCGACGACCGGCGTGTGCAAGGCGGCGATGATCATCGTCGATCCGCCGGCATCGAAGGGGTAGACATTGATTGCGATGGCCGGCACGACGAAGATCGCCGCAGTGACCGCGATCGCCGGCCCCGACAAGCGGCGCTTCCAGCCGAGGTAGCCGGCCACGAACGGCAGGACGATCAGTGCTGCATTGAGGGCGAAGGATGTCGCGCTGAGCAGCTGAAGGCCGGCCTTCGTCGCCAGGCCGGCCGCCATGGCCACGACCAACATGACGGCCAGTTCGCGGCTGGTGCGGGTGCTCCCGGCAGGGGAGGAGGAGACCAGCA
The Brooklawnia propionicigenes DNA segment above includes these coding regions:
- a CDS encoding permease prefix domain 1-containing protein, whose protein sequence is MTVDELQPDPHEGLEAQIAQWRRYVRRREAISAADVDEMEDHLRERIDELSAAGLDDEESFLVAVKRMGSLDAVSQEFAREHSDRLWKQLVLVSSSPAGSTRTSRELAVMLVVAMAAGLATKAGLQLLSATSFALNAALIVLPFVAGYLGWKRRLSGPAIAVTAAIFVVPAIAINVYPFDAGGSTMIIAALHTPVVAWGAVGLVYVGGRWRSQDRRMDFVRFSGELAIYFTLLALGGGVLLGLLATVFGLAEVPSGVIESVMADWLLPLAVPGALVVAGWLVEAKQNVVENIAPVLTKVFTPLTLMMLVACLVALIRAGSLVEADRTLLIVMDAILLLVLCLLLYSISARDPLAPPQFFDGLLVAVLVAALAVDAVAMTAMASRIAEFGASPNKVVALGLNVLLLVQLAWSAVLGGGFCAGRRPFAQLCGWQTRFLPAYLIWAGFVVLVVPPVFGFA
- a CDS encoding winged helix DNA-binding domain-containing protein, translated to MLEQRLATQHLTGAASTVAGYVSEALAVQSQDPGTARWSIGMRTGLDDAGVRASIDAGVIVRAHVLRPTWHYVHRDDLRWLQRLTGEKVASSMPARHRQLGVDHDLVDRGFEVLQRELAGRNHLTRKQLAPLLPATGAPHGQVVGHLLMLAELRGLICSGPLVGTEHSYALVDEVLEPDRAQFDAQDATRELVRRFFTWHGPASVRDLARWCTLTLGQIRAVIGDLGLTSISVDETELWYAPERAADGAGWDDGSGRAFLLPTFDEVFLSYLKPNFPRSRGHPAGDARVQFSEAGGGLVVIDATDAGTWKRSLTKARASVRLNIDGDLDPEAYRLVADETDRLTAFTGS
- the gatB gene encoding Asp-tRNA(Asn)/Glu-tRNA(Gln) amidotransferase subunit GatB gives rise to the protein MSVYASDELMDYDQALERFDVVLGLEVHVELSTASKMWCGCTTEFGGEPNTHTCPVCLGLPGSLPVVNKKAIESAIRIGLSLGCDIAGWSRFARKNYFYPDMPKDYQVSQYDEPLCVDGEVTVEVDGQEYVIPIERVHMEEDAGKNTHVGGAGRIQGAGHSLVDYNRAGVPLMEIVTRPVLGTGTKGPEVARAYMEYLREMMRALGVSEAKMERGNMRCDANISLMPKGSTRLGTRTETKNVNSLKSVEGALRYEICRQAAVLAAGGRVHQETRMWNEGGYTTAGRSKEQAEDYRYFPEPDLVPVAPSREWVEELRATLPEPPAQRRARLQAEWGFTDLEMRDINGVEGALDLIGATVEAGAPAAAARKWWVSELARRANEAGVALDEMGMAPTQVAALQALVDDGTLTDKLARQVIDGVLAGEGEPAEVVAARGLAVVSDDGALSAAVDAAIAANPAVAQKIRDGKVQAAGALIGAVMKAMRGQADAARVRELILDKLG